Part of the Chitinivibrionales bacterium genome, GAAATGAATGCGCGGGTCTTTGAACTGCTTTCGGAGAATATCGGTTTCGATGTTGTCAAGCGACACCGTATCGCCAAGCAGAGGTATGAATTTGACGCCCCACGGATTGGGAATGTCCCTGATACCCGTTTTTAGCGGAAGGTGGCGCACGACGAGGTCGATGGTGTACAAGTTGTAAAGGTTGATGTAGTAGGCGATTTGATCGCTGCGGGAAAGCGCGGCGATGCCGGTACGGCTCACTGAAGTCAATTCGGTCCTGGCCTTATCCATGACACGGGGATTTATCGCAAGCATATCGTAGGCGACGCCTCCTCGGCACACATATTCGGAAAGCAAGGCGCTGTAGTTACGGTAAGAAGGATCGGACCCGAGCGCCGGGGCGGAAATGGAAACGATTGACAGAAAACATAGCGTGAAAAGAGTTTTGCGGTTCATTACCTGCCACTTTGAATGTGGATTTGCGAATGTGCTTGTGGCTGCCGATGACGCCGGTCGTTTACTGCGGCAAGAGCCAATCGTTGGAACCTTTCAACTGTACCGCAACATCGGTGAACCAGACGCGGAACGTGCTGTCTGCGCCGGGCCGGTTGAGCGACACGAGCAACGGTCCCACGCGGCGATTTTCCTCCCACAGGTTGGTGCGCGTGGGAGCCGCCGCATTTCCCCTTCGGTAAGCCCATTGCTTTACGCGATTCCTGTTGTCGACAAAAAGATCGAATGCGTCACCCGGCGTGTAGCCGCCGGCGGGCGGAAAGGCTATAGTGACCCGGGTCGCGGTTCCGGTGCCGATGGGTACGGGCTGGTTTGGGGCGACGGTAACTATCGCTGAGGTATCCCACGCAAGATGGAAGGGAAAGAGCAGCCAGTATTGGTCGTTGATAAACTGCGCGTCGACCTTGCGAAAACTCGTGTCCGGTGATCCGCCACGGGCGTAGGAAACCGGCGCCGCGCCCGGTTCCTGCATGGTTACTCGGCCACCGCTCACGTCCCACAGCCACGACCGGGAAATCGTTTTTCCGTTGAACTTCACATTGAAAGTATACTTTATCTTGCCGACAAGACAAAACGAATCGAGACCGTATGCCTTGGCTAACTGCAAAGGAAGGCTGTTCTTTTCCGTTTGGGGCCTTGCGCAGGAGATGCCAAGAACCAAGAGTAGGAGAATCGATCTTGTCAAAGTGGGTGACACAACCATGGAAGCCTCCCTTGTTTGCAGACGAGAAAAATACCAGGTCCCGCCGACAGTACCTTGGCGCGAACAGTGTGCCAGACAAGACACAAGCACAAGAGAGCTGCAACGGGACGAAACATTCTTGTTTTTGTAAGGAGATTCTCAATAATTGCTGTTCCAGCGAATGCAAGCGGCATTTCCATCGGGCATTCCTTTGAGTCAGAGAATCATCGGGCGGGGGCCAGCTTCACCAGAGCGATAATGTAGCCGTCCGGATCGCGCACGAACGCCTCTGTTCCCCAATCGTAGTTGCGTGGCTCCTGGACAATTGAATACCCGGCCTTTCTGAACCGCTCCACCATGGCCGCCACATTTTCCACCTCAAAATGCGGATACATGCCAATTCCCCTGCTCTTTTGGGAAGCGCGTGCATCTTCCCAGCCCCAGTGGTTCTGCCATAAGTAGATCCCAGCGTTGGCTGATTCCAGCGTGGCAAAGCCGTTTGCTTGCGAGGTGAGCGAGAGTCCGAGGCAGTCACGGTAGAACTTCAGAGATCTTGCGATATCGGCGACCTCGATCAGTATGTGATGGAGAACTGGCCTCGCTGCCACCCGGCCCAGAATAGAGTCCGCTTGAGTCGACCATATTTGGCTGGGCAAGGCAACGAAAATCAGCAATGCAGCAGCAAATCCAATTGTCACAAACTCATTCTTGCGCCGCGCCATGTGACCCCCCCGTGCCTTGACGTGTTTGGAAACTCCGAATTTAGCTTCTAAGCTATGCCTGCAATCTTCGCGCTCCTTGAGTTCGGGTTTTGTTGGAAGGATATTCAAGAAGAGCGTATTTGAATAATAGCGTGTGTCAACCACTATAAATACCTGATATCGAAATTGGCAATATCAAGGTTCGAGACTCTGTCCAGACCTTTACTCTCGGCTGAGTTACGGCCTTGCCTTTTTTGCGGCATTCATTAAATCGTCGGGGTTGACACGGACCTTAATGTCTGGATTGAAATAGACGAAATGAATGATGCCCTTTTGATCCACTACATAGGCGGCTGGCACAGGTAGGAGGTGGAGACTGTTGCCGGTGCTCGAATCCAGCGATATGCCTCGGTCTTGCATCTTCGTTAGGGTTTCATGATTCACTTGGTAAGCCAGCCCGAATCTCCGGGTAATTTCCATCGAGCGATCAGAGAGCAGAGTATAGTTGATATGATGCTTGCCCAAGCTTTCCTTAAGGTTCTGCGGTTTGTCTGGACTTATGGCCAATATCTGATAACCCATTTCTGTTAATTTAGGTTCAATCTTTACCATTTGGCCCATTTGCAGATTACAGTAAGGGCACCAGCCTCCACGGTAGAATATTACGACACTGGGTTTTTGGGCGATAAGCTTCTTAAAGTCTACATCCTTGCCTTTGATCGTTGAGAGAATTCCATCCGGCACCGAATCCCCAACGGCTAGGGGGTGAACTTCCTGGGCAGTAAGCGGTACAGGATTTTCTTGGGAAGCAGCCACGTCAATTCCTCCAGGTACAACCGCTAAAAACAAAATCACAATTGAACAGGTTAAGAACATTTTGCGCATTTGTCAATCCATGGATCTTGGGATGTATTCTGTTTAAGGCTACTTCTTAAAAATAGCGGTGAATTCTCCATAGCCCTCCTTCTCCAAATCTTTCGCAGGCACGAATCGCAAGGCTGCGGAATCGATGCAATAACGCAAATGTGCGGGTGGAGGTCCATCATTGAACAGGTCTCCAAGATGCGAATTGCCGATGCGGCTATGAACCTCGGACCCGGTCGTCGCCACCGCGGCATGATTGGTTTCCACGACGTTTTCCTTGACCAATGGTTTGGTGAAACTCGGCCAACCGGTGCCGGACTCAAACTTGTCTTTTGAGCTGAAGAGCGGTTCGCCGGTAACGATGTCCACATAGATGCCTTCTTGATGATTGTTCCAGTAGGGATTTTCGAACGGTGCTTCGGTTCCCTTTTCCTGAGTTACCTCATATTCAATCGGCGTCAGCATTTTTTTGAGAACCAAATCAGGAGGTTTTGAAAAAACAAACAGAGTAACGGTATCCGCTTTCCAGCCTTTATCTTTCCATGTTTTCTCCAGGAATTGGTCCCGGCCGGAGCCGTTTCGGTATCGGTGGTAATCGTCCGGATTTTTCAAATAGTAGTCCTGGTGATAGCCCTCTGCTTCGTAAAAAGTGGAAGCGGGGATGATCTTGGTAGCAATCGCTTTTTTTCCAAATACCCCCGCATGTTCCAGGCTCATCTTTGTGGCCTCGGCTAGCGTTCTCTGTTGAAGGGTGTGGTAAAAAATTACCGATTGATATTGGGGGCCACGGTCAACAAACTGGCCGCCTCCATCTGTTGGATCATTGGATCTCCAGAAGGCGTTCAGAAGCTGCAGGTAACTGATTTTTCGAGTATCATAGATTATCTGGATCGACTCCATGTGTCCCGTTCCACCGGCGCCCACCTCTTCATATTTAGGATTGGCCTTTGTTCCGCCGGTATAACCTGCCAACACTTTGATAACCCCGCTAAGCTTTTCAAAGGGCGGCTCCATGCACCAGAAACAGCCGCCGGCGAATGTTGCTGTGGCTGTATCCTTTGAAAAAACCGGAACAGTAGCTTTGGTGC contains:
- a CDS encoding DUF547 domain-containing protein, whose protein sequence is MNRKTLFTLCFLSIVSISAPALGSDPSYRNYSALLSEYVCRGGVAYDMLAINPRVMDKARTELTSVSRTGIAALSRSDQIAYYINLYNLYTIDLVVRHLPLKTGIRDIPNPWGVKFIPLLGDTVSLDNIETDILRKQFKDPRIHFALVCASKSCPVLQNTPYTGDSLNAQFKRAASAFLMDTTRNTFSDHSMNVSKIFEWYGDDFKKAFGSFSSFIAATLARPVGPDIHFNEYNWSLNKVDKCP
- a CDS encoding VOC family protein, with amino-acid sequence MVDTRYYSNTLFLNILPTKPELKEREDCRHSLEAKFGVSKHVKARGGHMARRKNEFVTIGFAAALLIFVALPSQIWSTQADSILGRVAARPVLHHILIEVADIARSLKFYRDCLGLSLTSQANGFATLESANAGIYLWQNHWGWEDARASQKSRGIGMYPHFEVENVAAMVERFRKAGYSIVQEPRNYDWGTEAFVRDPDGYIIALVKLAPAR
- a CDS encoding peroxiredoxin-like family protein, with the translated sequence MRKMFLTCSIVILFLAVVPGGIDVAASQENPVPLTAQEVHPLAVGDSVPDGILSTIKGKDVDFKKLIAQKPSVVIFYRGGWCPYCNLQMGQMVKIEPKLTEMGYQILAISPDKPQNLKESLGKHHINYTLLSDRSMEITRRFGLAYQVNHETLTKMQDRGISLDSSTGNSLHLLPVPAAYVVDQKGIIHFVYFNPDIKVRVNPDDLMNAAKKARP
- the msrA gene encoding peptide-methionine (S)-S-oxide reductase MsrA; this translates as MNTVFTGQTKHRIILHCGTHKEVLLMRFAPAAVLCAMALSCSGNSSLEEGTKATVPVFSKDTATATFAGGCFWCMEPPFEKLSGVIKVLAGYTGGTKANPKYEEVGAGGTGHMESIQIIYDTRKISYLQLLNAFWRSNDPTDGGGQFVDRGPQYQSVIFYHTLQQRTLAEATKMSLEHAGVFGKKAIATKIIPASTFYEAEGYHQDYYLKNPDDYHRYRNGSGRDQFLEKTWKDKGWKADTVTLFVFSKPPDLVLKKMLTPIEYEVTQEKGTEAPFENPYWNNHQEGIYVDIVTGEPLFSSKDKFESGTGWPSFTKPLVKENVVETNHAAVATTGSEVHSRIGNSHLGDLFNDGPPPAHLRYCIDSAALRFVPAKDLEKEGYGEFTAIFKK